The nucleotide window ACGAAGAACAAAAGGCCAAGCCAGGAGCCGTGCCCCTCGGCTTCTTGAGCCGCCATCGCGGTCGATGGAAAAAGCGCGGCGAGGGAAACGAGGGCAGTTGCAATCCAGCGTTTCATCGTCGTCAATTGTGCGTTCCGTCGCCGTTGAGCCGCCGCCCAAGTACCCGTTCCGCCAGCTCGCCCGCCAGCGTCCGTCCCATCTCTTCCAGGTCGTGCTCGGCCGCCTTGAGCTCGCCTTCGATGCGGGTCCGGGCAGCATCGAGTGACGCTCGTGCATCGGCTTTAGCGGTTTCCAACAGCTGGGCCGCTTCCGCCTCGACCCTGCGCCGTTCCCCGTCGCGGTGCTCCAAGGCTTCGCGACGCATCGCGTTCAGGCGCTGTTCGCGCGTCTCGTCCGCCGCCCTCGCCTCTTTCAAGAGTTGCTCGGTGCGATCATTGAGGCTCCGGAACCGCTCTTCGCGCTGGGAAAGCAGGTTGAGAAACGGACGAAAAAACAACCGGCTGAATATAAACCAGAAAACCAGAAAGGAGACAATCAGAACTCCGAAGGTCCCCCAATTCGGAGGAATGTGCATACTAGCGCGTCTCTCCAGGCGTTATGCCAGCGGAAAATCTTATCCTGAATCAGTTTCTTTGGGCAGGGTTAGGCAGGCTTTTTCGTCGCCCCGGCGCGGGGTTTTAGGTACCGACATCAGCGTGTGCGGACTGAACCCGGACT belongs to Candidatus Binataceae bacterium and includes:
- a CDS encoding ATP synthase F0 subunit B, which translates into the protein MHIPPNWGTFGVLIVSFLVFWFIFSRLFFRPFLNLLSQREERFRSLNDRTEQLLKEARAADETREQRLNAMRREALEHRDGERRRVEAEAAQLLETAKADARASLDAARTRIEGELKAAEHDLEEMGRTLAGELAERVLGRRLNGDGTHN